One part of the Vibrio hyugaensis genome encodes these proteins:
- a CDS encoding metal ABC transporter solute-binding protein, Zn/Mn family, with translation MRSKLTLNKCSLAIMAAGAAIISSPALALNIFVCEPEWKALLESHAPDATIYSATTAKQDPHYVQARPSLIAKMRQADMAMCSGAELEVGWLPMLQVRSSNGAVQNGSQSMIYATDFVRMLDTHDHVDRSMGDIHAHGNPHVQFAANDIIPLSHAVTKRLQVLDPDNAQTYQFNGMKFRAHWRKKLNEWNEKAAPLKGKQVVGYHATYRYLYDWLGMEQIADLEPKPGISPTTSHLQSLTKLDTNSFDAIVYSSHQDQRPANWLQKQTNKPLIQLPLTVSDGESLDEMYDQVIDDLLDVLVQPVPVKI, from the coding sequence ATGCGTTCTAAGCTGACATTAAATAAATGCAGTTTAGCGATAATGGCGGCGGGGGCTGCCATCATCTCTTCACCTGCTTTGGCTCTTAACATCTTTGTTTGTGAGCCAGAATGGAAAGCTCTTCTCGAAAGTCACGCCCCAGACGCGACCATCTATTCTGCGACCACCGCCAAGCAAGATCCTCATTACGTACAAGCTCGCCCTTCTTTGATTGCAAAGATGCGCCAAGCCGACATGGCCATGTGTTCTGGCGCGGAGTTAGAAGTAGGGTGGTTACCTATGCTGCAAGTTCGCAGTAGCAATGGTGCGGTACAAAACGGTTCACAAAGTATGATCTACGCGACCGATTTCGTGCGTATGTTAGACACTCATGATCATGTCGACCGCAGCATGGGGGACATTCATGCGCACGGAAACCCACATGTGCAGTTTGCGGCTAATGACATTATTCCCTTGTCACATGCGGTGACGAAACGGTTACAAGTGCTTGACCCAGACAACGCGCAAACCTATCAATTTAACGGCATGAAGTTCCGTGCCCATTGGCGTAAAAAGCTCAATGAGTGGAATGAGAAAGCTGCACCATTGAAAGGCAAGCAAGTTGTGGGGTATCACGCAACCTATCGCTACTTGTACGATTGGCTTGGCATGGAGCAAATTGCTGACTTAGAGCCTAAACCGGGCATCTCACCAACCACATCACATCTGCAGTCTTTGACTAAACTGGACACGAACTCTTTTGATGCGATCGTTTACTCGTCGCATCAAGACCAGCGTCCAGCAAACTGGCTACAGAAACAAACCAATAAGCCGCTGATTCAGCTGCCTTTAACGGTTTCTGATGGCGAAAGCTTAGATGAAATGTACGACCAAGTTATCGATGATTTGTTGGATGTGTTAGTGCAACCTGTTCCGGTGAAGATCTAA
- a CDS encoding metal ABC transporter permease — protein MADYAWLLPAVLCGLIALIGNVVLGQQVLKRQIIFIDLAVAQVAALGAALSHYWLNQYDLFSGSFFGEMVGPWVMSLLLCGLIALMEKRYQQHLEPMIGSLFVVSASLAILLVSKDPHGADFIQGILNGQLLWSTWDDVWPLALITAAMLLLVWLKPEFMQGSGFYLIFAILMPITVKLTGIYLEFALLVIPALCAAALKGTRFFVASISIGIVGILSGVAASAYYDLPSGASIVITLFIAGMLFNLLLQPWLQKAQSVHEETA, from the coding sequence ATGGCAGATTATGCATGGCTATTACCCGCGGTGCTGTGTGGCTTGATCGCTCTGATAGGTAACGTGGTACTCGGACAGCAAGTGCTAAAGCGTCAGATTATCTTCATTGATTTGGCGGTGGCACAAGTTGCTGCCTTGGGGGCTGCACTGAGTCACTATTGGTTGAACCAATACGATCTCTTCTCTGGTTCTTTCTTTGGTGAGATGGTTGGCCCTTGGGTGATGTCATTATTACTTTGCGGTCTGATCGCCTTAATGGAAAAACGATATCAGCAACATCTAGAACCGATGATTGGCAGCTTGTTTGTGGTATCCGCCTCTCTAGCGATATTACTGGTGAGCAAAGACCCGCACGGTGCCGATTTTATCCAAGGGATTCTCAACGGGCAGTTGTTGTGGTCAACATGGGATGATGTTTGGCCTTTGGCATTAATCACCGCAGCGATGTTGTTATTGGTGTGGCTCAAGCCAGAATTCATGCAGGGCAGTGGCTTCTATCTCATCTTCGCGATATTAATGCCGATTACGGTCAAGTTAACGGGCATCTATTTAGAATTTGCCTTGTTGGTGATTCCTGCCTTGTGTGCGGCAGCACTGAAAGGTACAAGATTCTTCGTTGCGAGCATCAGCATTGGCATCGTGGGGATATTGTCGGGCGTCGCGGCGTCAGCGTATTATGACTTACCAAGTGGGGCGAGTATCGTGATCACCTTGTTCATTGCAGGCATGTTGTTCAATCTTTTGCTTCAGCCTTGGCTGCAAAAAGCGCAATCCGTTCATGAAGAAACAGCATGA
- a CDS encoding DUF1501 domain-containing protein, whose translation MNLTRRRFLQAGTAGVGISALNLAAFPAFANSFNQCQNGYRAIVGIDLAGGNDGYNMLIPTAATANAQYRALRGNLALDDSACIHLDAVNDAAKLALNPAMVALKPYWDNANLVPVVNLGPLTQRVNNIIYDETTRPAHLFSHSHQSTMVQSHATQSLSKEGFGAKTSTELGSMLRNLNELSPMFDIGGTQVWTNCIEAQSNSVGSQPPSDIFNDDRSRTLFDRLQSTGSYNNVFQSHYASVAVDSTNMYEQFSAILNAEITDVFPDTRIGKQLKAVFKLILHKDQFQHPAQYFSCKLGGFDTHSAQLNRQTGLLQDLAEAMAAFQLALQNHGLFDQVTTFTHSEFGRTLIPNGTDGTDHGWASHALVMGGGVAGQTVVGEYPDLSEQSPYLLSRGRVIPTISSDQLHASLMAWLGLTEEGINRLFPALDNTLTDSIQPQTLPLFKSC comes from the coding sequence ATGAACTTAACTCGTCGTCGTTTTTTACAAGCGGGTACCGCTGGAGTGGGTATTTCTGCGCTTAACTTAGCGGCTTTTCCGGCCTTCGCGAATTCTTTCAATCAATGCCAAAATGGCTACCGTGCTATCGTGGGTATCGACTTAGCAGGGGGGAATGATGGCTACAACATGTTGATCCCAACGGCGGCTACTGCCAATGCTCAATATCGAGCTTTGCGTGGCAACTTGGCATTGGATGACTCTGCTTGTATCCACTTAGATGCCGTCAATGATGCCGCGAAATTGGCGCTCAACCCTGCGATGGTGGCACTAAAACCTTACTGGGACAACGCAAATCTAGTGCCAGTGGTCAATCTTGGTCCATTAACACAACGTGTGAACAACATCATTTATGATGAAACCACACGCCCTGCGCATCTGTTTAGCCATTCACATCAATCAACGATGGTTCAATCGCATGCGACACAATCGTTGTCCAAAGAGGGCTTTGGTGCTAAGACCTCGACCGAGCTAGGCTCAATGCTGCGAAACTTGAACGAACTGTCGCCGATGTTTGATATTGGTGGCACACAAGTGTGGACGAACTGCATTGAAGCACAATCCAACTCGGTGGGCTCTCAACCGCCAAGCGACATTTTTAATGATGACCGCTCACGCACTCTGTTCGATCGACTACAAAGCACGGGCAGTTACAACAACGTCTTTCAATCTCACTATGCCAGTGTCGCGGTGGATTCCACCAACATGTACGAGCAATTTAGCGCAATTTTGAATGCAGAGATTACCGACGTGTTCCCAGATACCCGAATTGGCAAACAGCTGAAAGCGGTGTTCAAACTGATTCTGCATAAAGACCAATTCCAACACCCTGCGCAATACTTTAGTTGCAAGTTAGGCGGATTTGACACGCACTCGGCACAGCTCAATCGCCAAACGGGGTTATTGCAAGATCTGGCAGAAGCCATGGCTGCGTTCCAACTCGCCCTACAAAACCACGGACTCTTTGACCAAGTGACCACGTTTACCCACTCAGAATTTGGTCGAACTTTGATTCCAAATGGCACTGATGGTACTGATCATGGCTGGGCTAGCCACGCATTGGTGATGGGTGGTGGTGTCGCAGGGCAAACAGTTGTGGGTGAATACCCAGACTTATCTGAGCAAAGCCCTTACTTGTTATCACGCGGTCGTGTAATTCCGACCATCTCGAGTGATCAGTTACATGCGAGCTTAATGGCTTGGTTGGGGCTTACAGAAGAGGGAATTAATCGACTTTTCCCTGCGCTAGATAACACTTTGACAGATTCAATCCAACCTCAGACTCTCCCTCTGTTCAAATCTTGCTAA
- a CDS encoding DUF1800 family protein codes for MNQAYIDAARTLQQCTFGPSQSDINHLVQSGSIENWVAQQTLITPSSWLTHFEQDETNVPDLGQGLYYASSWTRMTLDGQDILRQRIAYTLSQLFVVSVKDPAFSAASKRRYMCQYFDGLLDNAFANFRDVIRFVSTSPIMGEYLTFVNNVSNELTAPDENYARELLQLFTLGPVKLRNNGEVRLDAEGNEVPSYTQEDIEELARVFTGWKFIDIRGNEKYSQPMLPRGEHDMGEKRILGKKFAAGLSAEEELEAVIELLMNQNTLYTFVTKFFINKLVTSNPRSGYIRRARRAFKRSDGDLKTLIIAILTDKDALRSGSSVGKLRDPLSVFTHAMRALKVKRRDGVLMWPKQFNWYERLLPLSAPSVFYYYQPDDAPNHPSFTGLVAPEFNVYQWHDIYQYGIQFRELVARFEEEAKDWYMDEELFTRYLAFDDEGVVDYLNEHLFAFQMSEQARLCYLDYLAQCPSRQSKWRKEIKNLVMNALLSPEFITQG; via the coding sequence ATGAATCAGGCTTATATAGATGCAGCAAGAACGCTGCAACAGTGCACTTTTGGGCCATCCCAAAGTGACATCAATCACCTAGTTCAATCAGGAAGTATTGAAAACTGGGTCGCTCAGCAAACCCTAATTACACCGTCTTCTTGGCTAACCCATTTTGAACAAGATGAAACCAATGTCCCCGATTTAGGTCAAGGGCTGTACTACGCGAGCAGTTGGACAAGAATGACGCTAGATGGGCAAGACATTTTGCGTCAGCGCATTGCTTATACTCTATCGCAACTGTTTGTGGTGAGCGTAAAAGATCCGGCTTTTAGCGCAGCTTCTAAACGTCGCTACATGTGCCAATACTTTGATGGGTTGCTCGACAACGCTTTTGCTAACTTCCGAGATGTGATTCGTTTTGTGTCGACATCGCCAATCATGGGTGAATATCTGACCTTCGTAAACAACGTTTCTAATGAGCTCACTGCCCCAGATGAAAACTACGCACGCGAGCTGTTGCAGTTGTTCACGCTTGGCCCTGTTAAGCTGCGCAACAACGGTGAAGTACGTTTGGATGCCGAAGGTAACGAAGTGCCATCTTATACGCAAGAGGACATCGAAGAACTGGCACGTGTCTTTACCGGTTGGAAGTTCATCGACATTCGTGGCAACGAAAAATACAGCCAACCAATGTTGCCGCGCGGCGAGCATGATATGGGAGAAAAACGCATATTAGGCAAGAAGTTTGCCGCAGGCCTGTCCGCAGAAGAAGAACTAGAAGCGGTGATTGAGCTCTTGATGAACCAAAACACGCTCTATACATTTGTCACGAAATTCTTCATCAATAAGCTTGTGACCAGTAATCCAAGATCCGGTTATATTCGCCGTGCGCGCCGTGCATTCAAGCGCTCTGACGGTGATCTGAAAACGCTCATCATTGCGATTTTGACCGACAAAGACGCGCTTCGCTCTGGTAGCTCAGTGGGTAAATTACGCGACCCACTTTCCGTGTTTACGCATGCAATGCGTGCGCTGAAAGTCAAACGACGTGACGGCGTCCTGATGTGGCCAAAACAATTCAACTGGTACGAGCGACTACTGCCTCTGTCTGCCCCTTCGGTCTTCTATTACTACCAACCGGACGATGCCCCTAACCACCCGAGTTTCACTGGTTTAGTGGCGCCAGAGTTCAATGTGTATCAATGGCACGACATCTACCAATACGGGATTCAATTCCGAGAGTTGGTTGCACGTTTTGAAGAAGAGGCCAAAGATTGGTACATGGATGAAGAATTGTTCACCCGTTACCTCGCGTTCGATGATGAGGGCGTAGTGGATTACCTCAACGAACATTTGTTTGCTTTCCAAATGAGTGAGCAAGCGCGCTTATGTTATCTCGATTACCTCGCTCAGTGCCCAAGCCGCCAATCTAAGTGGCGCAAAGAGATTAAGAATCTCGTTATGAACGCACTGCTATCACCAGAATTCATCACACAGGGGTAA
- a CDS encoding beta-ketoacyl-ACP reductase, which yields MKPEKVAVVTGAARGIGQAICEQLLEDGFHVVGLDISPVDWSQSAQLSSYQVNLCDAAAVSEVVGSIVEQYGRIDALVNNAGITRDALLPDMLEQDWDSVIDVNLKAVFLLTQRVAPVMLEQGAGSIVSISSIVGTDGNIGQSNYGASKGGVISMSKGWAKELSRKGAQIRVNCVAPGFIATDMTKNLPEKVIQMMEGKTPLGRMGSVQDIANGVAFLTSDKSAYITGQVLKIDGGLVL from the coding sequence ATGAAACCGGAAAAAGTAGCAGTAGTCACTGGTGCGGCTCGTGGTATTGGGCAGGCCATTTGTGAGCAATTACTGGAAGATGGGTTCCACGTCGTCGGGCTGGACATATCGCCTGTAGATTGGAGCCAGTCGGCACAGCTAAGCAGTTATCAAGTCAACTTGTGTGATGCCGCAGCCGTCAGCGAAGTGGTAGGAAGTATTGTAGAGCAATACGGAAGAATCGATGCCCTAGTTAACAATGCGGGCATCACTCGCGATGCACTGTTGCCAGACATGTTAGAGCAAGATTGGGACAGCGTTATCGACGTGAACCTAAAAGCGGTGTTCTTACTCACCCAGCGTGTTGCTCCTGTGATGCTAGAGCAAGGCGCAGGTAGTATTGTCAGCATTTCTTCTATCGTAGGGACGGATGGCAATATAGGTCAGAGTAACTATGGCGCAAGTAAAGGCGGCGTGATCTCGATGAGCAAAGGCTGGGCGAAAGAGCTATCGAGAAAGGGCGCGCAAATACGCGTCAATTGTGTCGCGCCAGGCTTTATCGCCACCGACATGACCAAGAACCTACCAGAAAAAGTCATTCAAATGATGGAGGGTAAAACCCCATTAGGACGAATGGGCTCAGTGCAAGACATCGCCAATGGTGTTGCCTTCTTAACCTCCGATAAGAGCGCTTACATCACTGGCCAAGTGCTCAAGATTGACGGTGGTTTAGTGCTTTAG
- the cspE gene encoding transcription antiterminator/RNA stability regulator CspE: MSNKTTGSVKWFNESKGFGFITPDNGGSDLFVHFKSIVSEGFKTLSEGQKVSFIVEQGNKGPQAGNVTLV; encoded by the coding sequence ATGTCAAATAAAACAACTGGCTCAGTAAAATGGTTTAACGAATCTAAAGGTTTTGGATTTATCACTCCTGATAACGGCGGTTCTGACCTATTTGTTCACTTCAAATCAATTGTTAGTGAAGGCTTCAAAACATTATCTGAAGGCCAAAAGGTTTCTTTTATTGTTGAGCAAGGTAACAAAGGTCCTCAAGCGGGTAACGTTACGTTAGTGTAA
- a CDS encoding VOC family protein: MKMNHVGIMVGDMDKAVEFYTNALGLRVVMNNTKVIEERESAIGRMCIAVFGEGFKGFNIAHLVTTDGIGVELFEMVEREERHNVDFSRLGIFHFCLQLPKEQFESAIKRVEEFGGKVRMDIHRYHPEDELKQAQMVYLEDPFGNLFEFYSHSYEDTYATDYE; this comes from the coding sequence ATGAAAATGAATCACGTTGGTATCATGGTTGGCGATATGGACAAAGCGGTAGAGTTCTACACTAATGCGCTTGGCCTTCGCGTTGTAATGAACAACACTAAAGTAATCGAAGAACGTGAATCAGCAATCGGTCGTATGTGTATTGCAGTATTTGGTGAGGGCTTCAAAGGCTTCAACATTGCTCACCTAGTAACCACTGACGGTATCGGTGTAGAGCTGTTCGAAATGGTTGAGCGTGAAGAACGTCATAACGTTGACTTTTCCCGCCTTGGAATCTTCCACTTCTGTCTGCAACTACCAAAAGAGCAGTTTGAATCAGCAATAAAACGTGTAGAAGAGTTCGGCGGCAAAGTGCGCATGGATATTCATCGTTACCACCCAGAAGATGAGTTAAAGCAAGCACAAATGGTTTATCTAGAAGACCCGTTTGGTAACTTATTTGAGTTCTACTCTCACTCTTACGAAGATACTTACGCTACTGATTACGAGTAA
- a CDS encoding dihydrofolate reductase family protein: MANIVFIATSLDGYIADKQGKLDWLHSVPNPDNIDTGFFSLMERIDGLVMGRNTLDVVLSFDCDWPYSKPVFVLSNTMTKVPQGYEDKVFLVKGELKDVLADLNAKGFNELYIDGGVTVQNFLKEDLIDEMVITRFPILLGGGAPLFGDLEQPLNFKVTKSEVILDTLVKTTYVRQK, from the coding sequence ATGGCAAATATCGTATTTATTGCAACCAGTCTGGACGGTTACATCGCAGATAAACAGGGCAAACTCGACTGGCTACATTCAGTACCAAACCCAGACAACATTGATACTGGCTTCTTCTCACTGATGGAACGCATTGATGGCTTGGTGATGGGACGCAATACCTTAGATGTCGTGCTGAGCTTTGATTGCGATTGGCCATACAGCAAACCAGTGTTCGTACTCAGTAACACCATGACGAAAGTACCACAAGGCTACGAAGACAAAGTCTTTTTAGTAAAAGGTGAGCTAAAAGATGTGCTTGCTGACTTAAATGCAAAAGGCTTTAACGAGCTTTACATCGACGGCGGTGTGACGGTTCAGAACTTCCTAAAAGAAGATCTTATTGATGAAATGGTGATCACGCGCTTCCCTATCCTACTTGGCGGCGGCGCACCTTTGTTTGGTGATTTGGAACAACCACTCAACTTCAAAGTGACTAAAAGCGAGGTTATTTTGGATACGTTAGTGAAAACGACTTACGTGCGCCAAAAGTAG